The Malus domestica chromosome 06, GDT2T_hap1 genome has a segment encoding these proteins:
- the LOC139196673 gene encoding uncharacterized protein isoform X2, with the protein MQNQAKEVEDLKKQVGQTIEFMGQFSREQGKLPSSTNVTSNGGFESAKAITLRSGKEVGIKSDIPKPAPKEDEKRQNEEESTNTPMTRVNPLLPQAPITPNSAKQGKLGSNLVNINLTHVPFPRRFIQSKKDENEKDILETFQKVQVNIPLLEAIKQVPKYAKFLKELCTTKRRMSNKKVVKVNHLIFLADFYVLDMEDSAHSTSLPILLGIP; encoded by the exons atgcaaaatcaagccaaggaggtggaagacttgaagaaacaagtGGGACAAACGATTGAATTCATGGGGCAATTCAGTAGAGAAcaaggtaagttacctagttcaACAAATGTGACTTCGAATGGAGGattcgaatctgccaaagccatcactttgcgtagtggaaaagaagttggaattAAGTCCGATATTCCCAAACCTGCCCCGAAAGAAGATGAAAAGCGGCAAAATGAGGAAGAAAGCACTAACACACCCATGACAAGAGTGAACCCCCTTTTGCCGCAGGCCCCTATCACTCCTAATTCAGCCAAAcaaggtaagttgggttcaaatttaGTTAATATTAATCTGACCCATGttccttttcctcgtaggttcatacaatcaaagaaggatgagaatgAGAAGGACATTCTTGAAACATTCCAGAAAGTGCAAGTAAACATTCCACTCCTTGaggcaattaaacaagtcccgaAATATGCCAAATTTCTCAAGGAGCTGTGCACAACCAAGAGAAGAATGTCAAACAAAAAGGTGgttaag gtgaacCATTTGATCTTCCTGGCTGATTTTTACGTTCTTGACATGGAAGATTCAGCCCATTCCACATCTTTGCCTATTCTCCTAG gaattCCTTGA
- the LOC139196673 gene encoding uncharacterized protein isoform X1 encodes MQNQAKEVEDLKKQVGQTIEFMGQFSREQGKLPSSTNVTSNGGFESAKAITLRSGKEVGIKSDIPKPAPKEDEKRQNEEESTNTPMTRVNPLLPQAPITPNSAKQGKLGSNLVNINLTHVPFPRRFIQSKKDENEKDILETFQKVQVNIPLLEAIKQVPKYAKFLKELCTTKRRMSNKKVVKVNHLIFLADFYVLDMEDSAHSTSLPILLGRPFLKTARTKIDVFKGTLTMKFDGEVIDFNISNAMRYPYDDHSCFSIDVIDSLTQEFLEELNEDALETTITKSI; translated from the exons atgcaaaatcaagccaaggaggtggaagacttgaagaaacaagtGGGACAAACGATTGAATTCATGGGGCAATTCAGTAGAGAAcaaggtaagttacctagttcaACAAATGTGACTTCGAATGGAGGattcgaatctgccaaagccatcactttgcgtagtggaaaagaagttggaattAAGTCCGATATTCCCAAACCTGCCCCGAAAGAAGATGAAAAGCGGCAAAATGAGGAAGAAAGCACTAACACACCCATGACAAGAGTGAACCCCCTTTTGCCGCAGGCCCCTATCACTCCTAATTCAGCCAAAcaaggtaagttgggttcaaatttaGTTAATATTAATCTGACCCATGttccttttcctcgtaggttcatacaatcaaagaaggatgagaatgAGAAGGACATTCTTGAAACATTCCAGAAAGTGCAAGTAAACATTCCACTCCTTGaggcaattaaacaagtcccgaAATATGCCAAATTTCTCAAGGAGCTGTGCACAACCAAGAGAAGAATGTCAAACAAAAAGGTGgttaag gtgaacCATTTGATCTTCCTGGCTGATTTTTACGTTCTTGACATGGAAGATTCAGCCCATTCCACATCTTTGCCTATTCTCCTAGGTAGGCCATTCCTGAAGACAGCCCgcacaaagatagatgtattcaaaggaacattgaccatgaaatttgatggggaagttattgatttcaatatttctaatgctatgagatatccttATGATGACcattcttgtttctctattgatgtaattgactctttgacgcaggaattCCTTGAGGAATTGAACGAGGATGCCCTTGAAACAACCATTACGAAGAGCATATAA